The window GTGCTGTCGGTTGCGCAGATTCCTGGACAGCAGAAGAATCCTGTGCAAAAACTGCACAGAATGAACATAACAGAAAAACGATTACGAACTTAAGTTTCAAAATCCCAAAAACCAAACAATTTTAAATCAACAAGATTTATTACGGAACGTAGTCTTCGCTAGAGCTGCTGGCAGCAGCTTTCTTTGCTCCCCAGCGGCGCGGCTTGAATTCGCGGGGCGGGAAATCAAACTTCAGCTTACCCTTCTTATCGATGTACAGGAATGCATCGAAGGTGCGGTGAGTCTTGTTGCTGCGGAAACCCTTGATCAGATCCGTCTTCACTTCCGTACCGGAAAGCATCTTCTGAATCTGTTCCAGAGGGATTTCCTTACCCAGAAGAATTTTAGGCAGCTGCAGGCCGCTAGGTTCCTTCTTCACATAGCTATCGCTGACGTAGCCCGTCATGGTTTCGTACACCGCAGAATTGTCCAGAGGGGAGTTGCCCACCTGCTGGCCTAATTCAATTTCGGCACCTTCCTTGTTGTCGTCAAAGACGAACTCGATTTTATTCTGGTCGTTAATAATCACGACGGCAGAAAATTCTGCGCCCTTCTTGCTGCGGAAACCAGTAAGGGGACCCAACTTTCTATTTGTGAGAAGTTCTACAATTTCTTCGTTGGAAAGGCGCTTGCCACCAATCATCTTACGGATGACGATTCCATCTTCAGTGGTGTAGCGGCTTACGGTTTCGAAAACCTTCTTGCCGTTTACCGGGCTAAAGCTTGCTTCTCCAGTGGTGCTTTCTTCCTTGAATCCCTTGATGTTCTTCACCATGGTGCGGGTCATTTCCACAATGCCATTCATGAAGTTCTCGCGGGTTTCCTTACCCTTCTCGATCTGTTCCATCTTGTATTCCCACTCGCCGGTCAGTTCCGGGCTTGTGAGAGCTTCGATGTCCATAGCCTTCAGGACCTTGATCAGGTCGAATGCCTTGGCGGTAGCGATCATATCCTTACCGTCACGGACCACATACTTGTCGGTGACCAGCTTTTCAATAATGGCTGCACGGGTTGCGGGAGTTCCGAGGCCTCGTTCCTTCATGGCGTCGCGAAGTTCTTCGTCTTCCACCAGTTTACCTGCACTTTCCATCATAGAAAGGAGAGTGCTTTCGGTGTAGTGTGCAGGAGGCTTGGTAAAGTCTTCCTTGGAAGTGACTTCCACTGCCTTGGCCTTGTCGCCCTTCAGCTGCGGGATATTTGCTTCGTCGTCCGCATCCTTACCATAAACGGCCTTGAAACCCGGTTCCACCAGAATCTTACCTTCCGTAATGAAGGTTTCCTTTTCTACGGTGGTAATACGGGTGGTGTTCAGGTACTTTGCAGGCGGGTAGAACACGGCAATAAAACGCTGGCAGATCATGTTGAATACTTTCTGTTCTGCTTCGCTTAAGTCCGTGGGCATAACGCCAGTAGGAATAATGGCAAAGTGGTCCGAAATTTTCTTGTTGTCGAAGACCTTAGGAGTCTTTACTACCCAGTTGTTGTTCAAGGCTGCCTGGGCAAAGGTGCTGAGGCTTCCTGTAATCTTACCCAGAGTTGTTTTTACCGGACCTACATAGTCTTCGGGGAGGCAACGGCTGTCGGTACGAGGGTAGGTGGTTGCCTTATGACGTTCGTACAGAGCCTGGGCAATAGAAAGGGTGGTTTTGGCGCTAAAGCCGAAGCGGTTGTTGGCTTCACGCTGCAAGGTAGTCAGGTCGTACAAAGGACCGCACTTCTGGAAACTAGGTGCGGTGGTCTCCTGAATGGTGCCGGTCTTGCCCTTGCATTTTTTCAGGATGTCCTGGACCTTTTTTTCGTCAAAAATCTGTTTCTGCTTGCTGTCGCCATCTGCAGTGAACCACTTACCGGCGTAGGTGTTGCCGTCGTTATCAAATTCTGCGTCAATGGACCAGAACTTCTTGGGAACGAACTGATGGCGTTCTTCCTCGCGGTTCACAATGATGGCAAGCGTCGGGGTCTGCACTCGACCGCAGGGGGTAATCTGGAAGCCGCCCATGGAGCTGTTGTAAGCGGTCAGACCGCGGCTGCCGTTCATACCGATGAGCCAGTCGGCTTCACTGCGGCAAATAGCTGCTGCCTTCAGGTTTTCCATGTCGGCGCCGTCGCGCATGTTGTCAAAAGCTTCCTGGATGGCCGCAGGTGTCATACTCTGCATCCACAGGCGCTTGATTGTCTTGCCTGTAAACTTGCCCTTCAGGACGTAGTCCAGGATGTAGAAGAAAATCAGTTCACCTTCGCGGCCAGCATCGCATGCGTTTACGATGGTTGTTACATCCTTGCGCTTGATCAGCTTGCTTAAAATGGAGAGCTGGCTCTTGGTCTGGGGATTGGCGGAAAGGGGGAACTTTTCCGGCAACATGGGCAGCGTGCTCATTTCCCACTTCTTGTAGCGTTCGTCGATTTCCTTGGGATCGGCAATTTCCACCAGGTGGCCGATGGCGTGGCTCACGATGGTAGTGTCGCTTTCATAGACGCCGTTACCCTTGGTAAAGTTCTTCTGACCAAGGACCTTTACCAGGTCCAGGGCGACGCTTGGTTTTTCTGCAATAATCAAAGTCTTGCCATCCGCGGGAGCTGCGGCTTTTTTGGCTTTAGGAGCAGCCTTGGTGGCTGGCTTTGCGGCTTTGGTCTTAGTTGTTTTCGTTGCAGTTGCCATATCTTACTTCCATTTAAAGCGTCCAAGCACGCCGAAAATAACGGCCAGGACTGTAAAAGGGGCGTGTATGAATTCCACAGGAATGCACCACTTGATCAGGTGTTCCTGCCTAAATACACGTAACCCTCGGAGTATTAAAATCAGGTCGCCAGCACACTTGATCACAAAGGTGATTACGGTGGCTGCAAAAACGGTAAAGCTAAAAGGGGAGAGGACCGCAGCTACACACTGCATGAGCAGGAACAGGAATACCATGCTCAGCACGAATACGATTTTCGGGGTGTAGTAGACTGTCTTGGAGGCCCAACGCTTTCGTTGCTCCCAAAGTTCCTTCAGTGTTTCCTTGCCGTTGGTGGTGACGAAAGTGCTCTCGGAAATGCAATAGCGCATGGCCCAGGGGCGGTCTGCTGCCAATTTTTGCATCAGCAGGTCGTCATCACCACTCTGGATCTTGAGAACCCCTTCGAATCCCTTGACGCTCTTGAAGAAACTCTTGCGATAGGCCAGGTTGTTTCCGGTACTGGTGAGGGGGAGATGCATGGCCAGGCCTGCTGTACCTGCCACCCTGTATATAAGAGTTTCCACTGCCTGCATGCAAACCAGCACGCTGGATTTTCCCTTGATGGTGGGAATGTAGGAGTGTCCCGCCACCAGTTCGATGCCGGGTTCAAATTCTGCCACAATGCCTGTGACCCAAGTGGGTTTCACGATGCAGTCCGCATCGGTCAGGCAGAGAACTTCTCCGTCGCAGGCTTCGATCATCTGGCTCAGGGCGAATTTCTTGGGGCTAGCTCCTTCGGGAATTTCCTTGATGGTCAGAACGTGAAAATTTTCCGGATACCTGGCGGCATATTCTGCCAAAATCTTGGGAGTGCTGTCCGTACTGCGGTCATCCGCTACCCAGACTTCCCAAAAACCGCGGTAATCCTGGGCCATGACGGAATCCAGGGTCTCCCGGATGCCGACTTCCTCGTTACGGGCGGCAATCAGGATGCTTACCTTAGGAGGGGGCTCCACGTCGGAGTTCCCTTTGCGTACGATCCCCAGAGCCCTGAAGAATCTAAACTCCAGGTAGGCGTAGAATAGGCAGAACGCTGCCAACAGCCCGGTAACGATATAGGTGATCGTCGTAAATACCATAATTCGCCGCAAAAATAGATATAAAACCATTTTCCATATTTGGAGGGAGGTCCGTTTTTGTGGGCGAAGCGGGATTCATGAGCCCGTGTTTCTTACATTTTTGTTACAAGACGGCGTGTATTCCAAATTCGTTACAAATAAAAAAAGCGGATTGTTGACTAAATTACACGTTTTACTAAATTTGTGCCACTTTGAGAATCGATATTGCACAAACACTGAATGAACCCGAAGACCGCCAGGTGGTCTGGTCCCATGCCGATGCCCCTGAACTCTTCGACGAACTGCACCTAAAGGGCGATCTGGTAGCTCAGGTGCTGGTTAGCCCCGAAGGCGACAACAAGTGGCTTGTGACTGGTACGATCTCCGGCGTGCAGACGCTAACCTGCTCCCGCTCTCTGGAACCTTTTGACCGACCCTTCTCCACTGAAATCGTGGTCGAAGTCGAACGAATCCAGATTGGAAAACAGGAACTTGACGAGGATGACGTTGACGTCTATGCCTACAAGATCCCCCTGGGGCAGTACTTCGTAGATGTTTCCGAGTGCGTTCGTGAGCTTATTTTGCTTCAGGAACCCCAAGCACCCGTGAAAAATCCTGACGAAGATTTTATCTTTGTAACAAACAACAATCCAGCCGAGGATGACGCTGGCGAAAAGCCGACGGACCCCCGCTGGGATAAACTCAAGGCCCTGAAGGACAAAATGTCCAAGGGTAACTAGACTAATAGGAGTTAAAAATGGCAGTACCTAAAAGAAAAACTTCCACCGCTCGTCGTGACAAGCGTCGTACCCACTGGAAGATGGAAGTGCCCGCTATGGCTACTTGCGATCATTGCGGTTCCGTGAAGCGCCCGCACCGCGTGTGCCCGGTTTGCGGTTTCTACAATGGTGTCGAAGTTGTCGACATGAAGGCCGAAGCCTAATTTTAAGACTATATTAAGGTAAGTTCCGGTGTATCCGGGACTTACCTTTTTTGTTTAAGACCGCAAGGTCAAAAAGTTTTTTGGAGTATAAGGAAGTCTACCATGATTAAAGTAGCTTTGGATGCCCTGGGCGGCGACTTTGCCCCCGACGTAGTGATTGACGGCGCCATCAACGCTGCCAAGAAGGATGCTGATCTGCATATCGTTTTGTGCGGACCTGAGGCCGAGGTCAAGGCTGGTCTTGAGAAGCGCGGCTACACTGGCACCGGTATTTCCGTGGTAGATGCACCGGATCCGGTTGCCATGGACGAACATCCTGTCATGGTTCTCAAGAAGAAGCCCCACTCAGGCCTGGTGACCTGTGTTGCCCTCCAGAAGGTGGGCAAGGTAGACGCTTCCGTCAGTGCTGGTAACTCCGGCGCCATGATGGCCAGCTGCCTTATGCTCCTCGGTAAGACTACCGAAAAGTTTGGCCGTCCGCCTATCGGCTGCGTAATCCCCACCGCCGAAAAGCCCATCGTCCTTGTTGACGCTGGCGCTAACGTAGACGAACGCGCTTCTGTGCTTGTAGACTTTGCTATTGCAGGTTCTGCATTTGCAGAAACTTACTTCGGTCGCGAAAAGCCGAAGGTCGGTCTCGTGAACATGGGCGAAGAAGAACACAAGGGCCCCGCAGTTTGCCAGGAAGCCTACCAGCTCCTGAAGAACGCTCCCGTAAACTTCATCGGCAACATCGAAGGTGAAGACCTGATCATGGGCAAGGCCGACGTGGCTGTTACCTCTGGCTTTACAGGTAACGTAATTCTCAAGATGATCGAAGGCTTCTACGAAATGCACCACAAGATGTTCGGCAACATCGATTCCGAAGCTGGCCGCAAGTTCGACGAAATGTGGGACTACCGCATGACCGGTGGCGCCTTGCTCCTGGGTCTCAACGGTACCGGCATTATCGCTCACGGCCGTTCCGACGCTCTGGCTATCGAAAAGGCTGTTGAA of the Fibrobacter sp. UWR4 genome contains:
- a CDS encoding DNA topoisomerase III, with product MATATKTTKTKAAKPATKAAPKAKKAAAPADGKTLIIAEKPSVALDLVKVLGQKNFTKGNGVYESDTTIVSHAIGHLVEIADPKEIDERYKKWEMSTLPMLPEKFPLSANPQTKSQLSILSKLIKRKDVTTIVNACDAGREGELIFFYILDYVLKGKFTGKTIKRLWMQSMTPAAIQEAFDNMRDGADMENLKAAAICRSEADWLIGMNGSRGLTAYNSSMGGFQITPCGRVQTPTLAIIVNREEERHQFVPKKFWSIDAEFDNDGNTYAGKWFTADGDSKQKQIFDEKKVQDILKKCKGKTGTIQETTAPSFQKCGPLYDLTTLQREANNRFGFSAKTTLSIAQALYERHKATTYPRTDSRCLPEDYVGPVKTTLGKITGSLSTFAQAALNNNWVVKTPKVFDNKKISDHFAIIPTGVMPTDLSEAEQKVFNMICQRFIAVFYPPAKYLNTTRITTVEKETFITEGKILVEPGFKAVYGKDADDEANIPQLKGDKAKAVEVTSKEDFTKPPAHYTESTLLSMMESAGKLVEDEELRDAMKERGLGTPATRAAIIEKLVTDKYVVRDGKDMIATAKAFDLIKVLKAMDIEALTSPELTGEWEYKMEQIEKGKETRENFMNGIVEMTRTMVKNIKGFKEESTTGEASFSPVNGKKVFETVSRYTTEDGIVIRKMIGGKRLSNEEIVELLTNRKLGPLTGFRSKKGAEFSAVVIINDQNKIEFVFDDNKEGAEIELGQQVGNSPLDNSAVYETMTGYVSDSYVKKEPSGLQLPKILLGKEIPLEQIQKMLSGTEVKTDLIKGFRSNKTHRTFDAFLYIDKKGKLKFDFPPREFKPRRWGAKKAAASSSSEDYVP
- a CDS encoding glycosyltransferase, which translates into the protein MVFTTITYIVTGLLAAFCLFYAYLEFRFFRALGIVRKGNSDVEPPPKVSILIAARNEEVGIRETLDSVMAQDYRGFWEVWVADDRSTDSTPKILAEYAARYPENFHVLTIKEIPEGASPKKFALSQMIEACDGEVLCLTDADCIVKPTWVTGIVAEFEPGIELVAGHSYIPTIKGKSSVLVCMQAVETLIYRVAGTAGLAMHLPLTSTGNNLAYRKSFFKSVKGFEGVLKIQSGDDDLLMQKLAADRPWAMRYCISESTFVTTNGKETLKELWEQRKRWASKTVYYTPKIVFVLSMVFLFLLMQCVAAVLSPFSFTVFAATVITFVIKCAGDLILILRGLRVFRQEHLIKWCIPVEFIHAPFTVLAVIFGVLGRFKWK
- a CDS encoding DUF177 domain-containing protein, translated to MRIDIAQTLNEPEDRQVVWSHADAPELFDELHLKGDLVAQVLVSPEGDNKWLVTGTISGVQTLTCSRSLEPFDRPFSTEIVVEVERIQIGKQELDEDDVDVYAYKIPLGQYFVDVSECVRELILLQEPQAPVKNPDEDFIFVTNNNPAEDDAGEKPTDPRWDKLKALKDKMSKGN
- the rpmF gene encoding 50S ribosomal protein L32, whose translation is MAVPKRKTSTARRDKRRTHWKMEVPAMATCDHCGSVKRPHRVCPVCGFYNGVEVVDMKAEA
- the plsX gene encoding phosphate acyltransferase PlsX, whose amino-acid sequence is MIKVALDALGGDFAPDVVIDGAINAAKKDADLHIVLCGPEAEVKAGLEKRGYTGTGISVVDAPDPVAMDEHPVMVLKKKPHSGLVTCVALQKVGKVDASVSAGNSGAMMASCLMLLGKTTEKFGRPPIGCVIPTAEKPIVLVDAGANVDERASVLVDFAIAGSAFAETYFGREKPKVGLVNMGEEEHKGPAVCQEAYQLLKNAPVNFIGNIEGEDLIMGKADVAVTSGFTGNVILKMIEGFYEMHHKMFGNIDSEAGRKFDEMWDYRMTGGALLLGLNGTGIIAHGRSDALAIEKAVEVAAKYARLGVAKAVNARLSEIKDDATAAAAAEAPQA